A region from the Populus trichocarpa isolate Nisqually-1 chromosome 18, P.trichocarpa_v4.1, whole genome shotgun sequence genome encodes:
- the LOC18107611 gene encoding protein indeterminate-domain 7 gives MDENMSNLTSASGEVSASSGSRIETGAIYPQHSFDSTNQPPPKKKKSFPGNPDPDAEVIALSPNSLQATNRFICEICNKGFKRDQNLQLHRRGHNLPWKLKQRTNKEVKKKVYVCPEVTCVHHDPSRALGDLTGIKKHFSRKHGEKKWKCEKCSKRYAVQSDWKAHSKICGTREYRCNCGTLFSRRDSFITHRAFCDALAEESVRAITVNPILSSQQPGSSASHLINLQALSVKREHDQNQHHFNPRPEYSIPPWLVFPPIGDAGTGPPQINLSSQLFPENFNQSFLQHGNPSTNPTVLPPFQSASTVSPHMSATALLQKAAQMGVTMSKPSPPAAAAAILRPHQGHMSNLNPGFSSTLPAVTSGLFLSSREGMGSGFGHGLVSFENKAAAVTSGIMEHLAASDAGGPSLVHDMMSSLSSASGFDGSSFDNEDFNGMLNPKRDGGNFQEILSKSTESQFRRSDHDVRTSAVGSPHGGGNDDLTRDFLGLKAFPHKDWLDHINPSTYGQRNQNLPPPWQG, from the exons ATGGATGAGAATATGTCCAATTTAACTTCAGCATCTGGTGAAGTAAGTGCTTCTTCAGGCAGCAGAATTGAAACTGGTGCTATATACCCTCAACACTCCTTTGATTCAACAAATCAACCGCcaccaaagaagaaaaaaagttttccAGGCAACCCAG aCCCAGATGCGGAAGTGATAGCTTTGTCTCCCAACAGTCTGCAGGCAACAAACAGATTTATATGTGAGATCTGTAACAAAGGATTTAAAAGAGATCAGAATCTTCAACTTCATAGAAGAGGGCATAACCTGCCATGGAAGCTAAAGCAAAGAACAAACAAAGAGGTGAAAAAGAAGGTATATGTGTGTCCAGAGGTTACTTGTGTGCACCATGACCCATCAAGGGCTCTTGGGGACCTTACAGGGATCAAGAAGCACTTTAGCAGAAAGCATGGGGAGAAGAAGTGGAAGTGCGAAAAGTGCTCAAAACGTTATGCAGTTCAATCAGACTGGAAAGCTCACTCTAAAATTTGTGGCACAAGAGAGTATAGATGTAATTGTGGCACTCTTTTCTCTAG GAGGGACAGTTTCATCACCCACAGAGCCTTCTGTGATGCTTTAGCAGAAGAGAGTGTCCGAGCGATCACTGTAAACCCTATTCTCTCCTCTCAGCAACCGGGCTCCTCTGCTTCACACCTGATCAATTTACAAGCCCTGTCGGTCAAAAGAGAGCATGATCAAAACCAGCATCATTTTAACCCTAGACCAGAATATAGTATCCCACCATGGTTAGTTTTTCCACCAATCGGAGATGCTGGTACAGGTCCACCACAAATCAATCTCTCCTCACAGCTATTCCCAGAAAATTTTAACCAGTCATTTTTGCAACATGGAAACCCTAGCACTAACCCTACTGTACTTCCTCCATTCCAGTCCGCATCAACAGTTTCCCCTCACATGTCTGCCACTGCATTGCTGCAAAAAGCAGCACAAATGGGGGTGACGATGAGCAAGCCTTCTCCgccagctgctgctgctgccatACTTAGACCCCACCAAGGTCACATGTCTAATCTGAACCCTGGTTTCAGTTCCACGTTACCAGCTGTCACATCTGGTTTATTTTTGTCATCACGTGAAGGGATGGGAAGTGGGTTTGGCCATGGGCTGGTATCTTTTGAGAATAAAGCTGCTGCTGTCACATCTGGTATCATGGAACATCTTGCTGCGAGTGATGCAGGAGGGCCTTCTTTAGTCCATGATATGATGAGTTCTTTATCTTCTGCGAGTGGGTTTGATGGTTCATCCTTTGATAATGAGGATTTCAATGGAATGTTGAATCCAAAAAGAGACGGTGGTAATTTTCAGGAAATACTCTCAAAGTCAACAGAATCTCAATTTAGGAGGAGTGATCATGACGTTAGAACTTCTGCTGTTGGTAGTCCTCATGGAGGTGGCAATGATGACTTGACAAGAGATTTCTTGGGTCTCAAAGCATTTCCTCACAAAGACTGGCTCGATCACATTAACCCTTCAACATATGGGCAAAGGAACCAAAATCTACCACCACCTTGGCAAGGTTAG